TCACGCTCTACGTTGTCCACGATAATCAGTGGAGAACGGGCACTCTGGTTGGTGGTACGGATACCACGGATAAAGAGGAAACTCTCCGACCATCCTGGCTCAGAAGACCACTCGTAGGTCTGCACACCATTCAGTGTTGAGGTGAAGGCATTCTGAAGAATGGTAACAGGATGCTTCTGCAATTCCTCGCCTGAAACAACCGAACGGGAATCAGTCAAGATTTTCTTTTTCTGCTCGCCGAAAGGAACAGGAGCGAGATGCTCATACTCGTCAGTATCATCTTCCATCTTAATGACGTATGTGCCGTCAAAAGTGGTCACCTTCTCCTGCGCATTCTTGTAACCTACGCTACTTACACAGATTTCATCGCTAGGAGTTACCTTCTTTAATGTAAAGTAGCCATCCTTATCGGTCAGGGCAATGCGGCTTTCCTCTGCCACGTTGACAACAGCTCCAGGGATTGGATCACCCTGGCTGTTGACGATTCGGCCTTTGAGCACCTGCTCCTGTGCCAAGACAGAACTTGAAGCACAGAGAAGTGCACTCAGCATCAAGACTTTGCTTGATGAAGATACCTTATTATATATATTCTGAATATTATTCATACGATTCTATCATTAAAAGAGTTATTCTTTCCAACCATCGTTTTGGAAGTCCTGACCAATCTTCCAAACCTCAGCCTCTGGGATTGGATAGAGGTAGAACTTGTCCTGCCACTTGCGCTGCTGGGCTACCTTACGGGTAATAGTGCCATCTGCTGCCACATCTACACCATAGATATCACGGCCGAGTGCATCACCTGCTACGTTCCAGCGACGTACATCCCACCAGCGGTGCTCCTCGAAAGCAAGTTCGATGGTACGCTCCTTGTGGATGAAATTGCGCATAGCTGTCTGGGAATTCAGGTCTGTACGGTCGGCTACATTACCCATGATACCGCCACGATGACGAATCTGGTCGAGCAGGTTGCAAACCTGTGTCTTGTTGCCTGCATAGTCAGCCTCGTTCAATGCCTCAGCATAGTTCAGAAGCAGTTCGCTATAGGTAAAGATCTTCCAGAGGCGCTTGGCTGTACCGCTGTGGTTACTGCTCAGGATGGTCTCAGGAATATACTTGCGTACATAGTAACCTGTTGGAGTAGCATTCTGGTTGCCGATAGGATTATCGCGATGACCATAAACCACATCAATGACATTGGTCTTGGTGCTGGTAGCCTGACCCCACTCACAACCATTGTAAAGAATGGTAGCTGCGAGGCGTGGATCACGGTTCTTCCACATCTTCTGCTCTGTATAACCGCTCCCTTCGTTGATGGTAGGCTTGCCGTTTACATAAACCGGAGCACCTGTTGCATCATACTGCTTGAAAGGAGCTGAACCATCTTCCATATCATACATATCCACGAGGTTCTGGCTTGGGCAAAGACCACCCTGTCCACCTTCACCTACAGGAGTATCGGTAGAAATACCGCTCCAGCCGATGGCTACATCGTTGCGGAAGAAGATAACCTCAGGGTTCTTGTCAGTATAAGTGTTGAGCAACCAGGCATTGTTGTAGGCAGCTACACCACCGTTGGTACGATCTTCCAACTTATAGTTCTCACCATAGTCAGCGATGAAGCTCGCAGCTGCGTCAGCAGCCTGCTGCCAGGTAACACCGCTCTGTGCTGAGTAGCGTGGACTTGCCATGTAGAGCATCATGCGAACATAGAGGGCACGTGCTGTAGGCTGGTTCACCTCGCCTGCATAGGTAGCATCGTTGGTCTCTGCGTAAGTCTTCAGACTGCTCTCGCATTCCTTTACCTCCTTGAAGAGATAATCCATAAAGGTCTTGAGGTCAGGGCGCTCTGTATAACCTGTCATCAGGTCACCGTTAGGGTCGAGCTCGGTTGTAACCAATGGCACCGGACCGTAACGGAGGAACAGTTCCCAGTAGAAATAGGCACGGAGGAAACGGGCCTCTGCAATATAGTTTGCCTTACGTGAATTGTAAAGTTCTACGTCAAGATCTGCAGGGCGAAGCTTGTTCTCTGTATCCTGCTGCAATGTGTTGATGGTGATATTGCACTTGCGGATACCACGATAGCGACTCTCCCAAGGAGAAGTCAGCTCTGCTGCACCGCCACCACCATAATAGTTACCGATATTGAATGTGGTACGTGTACCTGATGTACCGATACTTGACTCAGCCAGATCGGTAGCAGCATCCATCCATGAGTTGTTCACACGGTTGGCACCGTGAAGCAGGAAGTTGTAAGTATCGTTGTGGTTCTGTTCCAACAGAGTGAAGTTACCCAACACCTCAGCTTTTGTCAACTCATTGCTTGGCTGCTTGTCGAGGAAATTGCCGAAGGCGTCTTCGCAAGAGGTGAGCGTCATTGCTCCCATAACGAGCGCCAAAGCAAATATACTATATTTCTTCATTTTCGATTCTTTTTGAATGTTCTTGAATTAGAATACGACATTGAAACCTACGTTGACGGTCTTCAAGAGTGGATAACGGTTTGAACCGTTACTCTCTGGGTCAACCAAGTCGTCGAGATGATCCCATGTAAAGAGGTTGTTGGCATTGATGTAGAAGCGGACATTGCTCATACCGACATGCTTAATCAACTCCTTAGGGAATGTATAGCTCAACTCGATGTTCTTCAGACGGACGAATGAACCGTTCTTCAGGAAGAATGAGT
This is a stretch of genomic DNA from Segatella hominis. It encodes these proteins:
- a CDS encoding RagB/SusD family nutrient uptake outer membrane protein encodes the protein MKKYSIFALALVMGAMTLTSCEDAFGNFLDKQPSNELTKAEVLGNFTLLEQNHNDTYNFLLHGANRVNNSWMDAATDLAESSIGTSGTRTTFNIGNYYGGGGAAELTSPWESRYRGIRKCNITINTLQQDTENKLRPADLDVELYNSRKANYIAEARFLRAYFYWELFLRYGPVPLVTTELDPNGDLMTGYTERPDLKTFMDYLFKEVKECESSLKTYAETNDATYAGEVNQPTARALYVRMMLYMASPRYSAQSGVTWQQAADAAASFIADYGENYKLEDRTNGGVAAYNNAWLLNTYTDKNPEVIFFRNDVAIGWSGISTDTPVGEGGQGGLCPSQNLVDMYDMEDGSAPFKQYDATGAPVYVNGKPTINEGSGYTEQKMWKNRDPRLAATILYNGCEWGQATSTKTNVIDVVYGHRDNPIGNQNATPTGYYVRKYIPETILSSNHSGTAKRLWKIFTYSELLLNYAEALNEADYAGNKTQVCNLLDQIRHRGGIMGNVADRTDLNSQTAMRNFIHKERTIELAFEEHRWWDVRRWNVAGDALGRDIYGVDVAADGTITRKVAQQRKWQDKFYLYPIPEAEVWKIGQDFQNDGWKE